The following coding sequences lie in one Halorarum halophilum genomic window:
- a CDS encoding NADH:flavin oxidoreductase/NADH oxidase: MVETLFSPLTLRRTELPNRVMVSPMCQYSSPDGLATDWHLVHLGSRAVGGAGLVMAEATAVTPEGRITPYDLGIWSDEHADALAPVADFVRSQGSVPAIQLAHAGRKASTHRPWEGGDPVPLDSGGWETIAPSAKPYPRDGDEHPTRRLDRDGIEETVAAFADAAGRALEAGFEVAEVHAAHGYLLHEFLSPVANDRTDEYGGSFENRTRLLREVTGAVRSVWPDDKPVFVRISATDWIDDEESWDVEQSARLAPLLADAGADLVDVSSGGISPAQEVPHAGPGYQLPYAETIREHVVDENADIAVGTVGGITSPEQADEIVRNDRADAVLMAREFLRSPYWPLHAAHELGEDDAVEWPVQYGRVAPE, from the coding sequence ATGGTCGAGACGCTGTTCTCCCCGTTGACCCTGCGCAGGACGGAACTCCCGAACCGGGTGATGGTGTCGCCGATGTGCCAGTACTCCTCGCCCGACGGGCTGGCGACGGACTGGCACCTCGTCCACCTCGGCTCGCGCGCGGTCGGGGGGGCCGGGCTGGTGATGGCGGAGGCGACGGCCGTGACGCCCGAGGGGCGCATCACGCCCTACGACCTCGGCATCTGGTCGGACGAGCACGCCGACGCGCTCGCGCCGGTCGCGGACTTCGTCCGCTCGCAGGGGTCGGTGCCCGCGATCCAGCTCGCCCACGCCGGCCGGAAGGCGTCGACCCACCGCCCCTGGGAGGGCGGCGACCCAGTCCCGCTCGACTCGGGCGGCTGGGAGACGATCGCTCCGAGCGCGAAGCCGTATCCTCGCGACGGGGACGAACACCCGACACGCCGCCTCGACCGCGACGGGATCGAGGAGACCGTCGCCGCCTTCGCGGACGCCGCCGGCCGGGCGCTCGAGGCCGGGTTCGAGGTCGCGGAGGTCCACGCCGCGCACGGCTACCTCCTCCACGAGTTCCTCTCCCCGGTCGCGAACGACCGCACGGACGAGTACGGCGGCTCGTTCGAGAACCGGACGCGTCTCCTCCGGGAGGTTACGGGGGCGGTGCGGTCCGTGTGGCCCGACGACAAACCGGTCTTCGTCCGTATCTCCGCGACGGACTGGATCGACGACGAGGAGTCGTGGGACGTCGAACAGTCCGCCAGGCTGGCCCCGCTCCTGGCCGACGCCGGCGCCGACCTCGTCGACGTGAGTTCGGGCGGCATCTCGCCGGCCCAGGAGGTCCCCCACGCCGGGCCAGGCTACCAGCTCCCCTACGCGGAGACCATCCGCGAGCACGTGGTGGACGAGAACGCCGACATCGCCGTCGGAACCGTCGGGGGCATCACCTCACCGGAGCAGGCAGACGAGATCGTGCGCAACGACCGCGCCGACGCAGTCCTGATGGCCCGCGAGTTCCTCCGCTCGCCGTACTGGCCGCTCCACGCCGCTCACGAACTCGGCGAGGACGACGCGGTCGAGTGGCCGGTCCAGTACGGCCGTGTCGCGCCCGAGTGA